The nucleotide window actatcatgctgcttccaactaattcattcattcaatcgtatttattgagcgcttactgtgtgcagagcactgtactaagcacttggaaagtaccattcagcaatagagacaatacctgcccacagtctaatcttacagtctagacagacatcaaaacaagtaaacaacattcattcattcattcaatcatatttattgaacgcttactatgtgcagagcactgtactaagcgcttgactgtttGAACAGACCAAGTACTTCAAGGTCCTTGTTTTTCCAAATTTTCCTATGAAACACTGAGTCTGAAGTTTCAAATTCAGCGGACAAACATTAACTTGATTCAGGGATCTAGTGAGATTCAGATTGATTATTTTTAAGTCTACTAAGCAGAGTAACGGAGGAAGAAAAAGATTAACCCATTTTCTGTGTAAGAGCCGGTGAACAATAAAGCTATTTTACCCTCTTGATCAATTTTGCTATTTAGTAATGATTTTGCTACCTGACATTTCCGTAAATGACACGGTCAGGGCTCACTGGAAGGTCACTGCGACAGAAACGTTTGATACCTGTCTTCTGTAGGATTCGTTATTTCCAGCTTCGTCTTTACATTCCACATCAGTTAATCAGTTAAGCCGTAGTGTTGATCTTTGtcgcttcccctatctgcaatttattttaatgtttgcctgcCCCTCTTGAATGgatgctcctagagggcagggatcatgtctctctattctactgtattctcccactcATACTGTGAACAGAGAACAGACTGCAGCCCTTGGGActttccctttagactataaactctctgtgggcagggaatgtgtctaccaactctgctgtattgtcctttaaGCAGCACAGGGGAGTGGATcgagatgggcctgggaatcagaaggttttaatcccagctctgccacttgtctgctgtgtggccttgagtaggtcgcttcacttctctgtgccttgagtaggtcacttcacttctcagttacctcatctggaaaatggggattaaggctgtgagccccaggcaggacggggactgagtcccacctgatttgcttgtatccaccccagcacttagtgtaatgcctggcacactcattcattcattcaatcgtatttattgagcgcttactgtgtgcagagcactgtactaagcgcttgggaagtacaagttgggacttgtacaacttgtacaagttggcatctagtaagtgtttaacaaatatcacagttattacaaTTATAATAACTATTAATGAATAACTTATTAATTAATaaccaagagcccgggctttggagtcagaggtcgtgggttcaaatcccggctccgccacttgtcagctgtgtgactttgggcaagtcacttcacttctctgggcctcagttccctcatctgtaaaatggggatgaagactgtgagccccctttggtacaacctgatcaccttgtaacctccccagcgcttagaacagtgccttgcacatagtaagcgcttaataaatgccatcattattattattattattacttggctctgcacccagtatgtgtTCACTGTAAGTCCCTCCACCTTCGACtactggggatggggaaggtgtctgtttattgttgtactgtactttcccaagcgcttagaccaatgctttgcacatagtaagcgctcaataaatgcaatggaatgaatgaatgagtaaacactagtgatgatgatgatgatgatgatgataatgatgaagttgATGATAGACCAGTAGCCCCAGACATGGGTCCAGGCCCTCGGGAAGCTGACAACGGAATGAGTCAGTTATTCTCCATATGCTCTGcttgtctcttaataataataataataataataataatggcatttgttaagcgcttactatgcacagagcactgttctaagcgctgggggggatacaaggtgatcaagttgtcccacagggggctcacagttttaatccccattttacagatgagggaactgaggctcagagaagttaagtgacttgcccaaggtcacacagcagacatgtggcagagccgggattcgaacccatgacctctgactccaaagcccgtgctctttccaatgagccacgctgcttctcttccaaataGTCCCCTGAAATTGAACGCTTATCAGGGTATCTTTTCACCACCAGAGACCCATCTCCACACCGGTCTCTAGTGCTCACAATCTGGCTGCCATTCACCTTACTCTATCTCAACGCTCTCCACCTCAGGGATAACaataaccttaataataatgacaaaaagTGTAAGTGCAATtatagttatttgttaagtgcttactagattccAAGCACTAcactcagccctggggtagaaacaagatatcaGGCAGAATACTGTTTCtcttctacatgggactcacaggataAAGGGAGACCTTTTGAATACGACATTTTATACATTTGGAAACGGCGAATCTTAAGTCTAAAAGCTGAACTGTAGAGACAACTTGTGTTTTTAGAAGTGCTACAAATACCAGGGAAACATTTATATAATTGGAATAGATTGTGTTTTCCAAACTCCTCATGAAATGATCAGCTAAAAATGATGACAGGCATACATGAAAGGAACTGTCGCACTAAAGAGAATGGTCACTGGACAGGAAATTATAACGCCCACATCCATTCATCCTACATCACgggctaaggggaagggagaacagagagcgaatccctttttacagatgagaaaacttaaaacgtgaagtggcttgcccaaggtcacccaggagacaagtggtagagccaggattagaagccaggccttcTGACTGGCAGTCCCgtcatctttccattaagcctccgGTCTAGCAGTAGAGAAAGACGCTAAAATAGATTAGTGTTAGGAGGAAGCAGCCAGCAATAAAGTTATGTAACctggctgtgggaagggaatttgtctaccaactctgtggtagtgcactctcccaagcgcttagtacagtgctcggcacacagtaagcatgcattacaaatgattgactgactgagggatgAGAGATTAGGCAGGGGAGCCTTCATGAAGATGTAggtctttgatggtggggaggttGGTGgtctgtcccatataataatgatggcatgtattaagcacttagtatgtgcaaagcactgttctaagcgctggggaggttacaagttgatcaggttgacccatggggggctcacagtcttcatccccattttacagatgaggtaactgaggcacagagaagttaagtgacttgcccagagtcacccagctgacaagtggtggtatttgttatgtgcttcttttgtaccaggcactgaactcagcacaGGGATGGGTAGAAGCGCGGTCCTGTGCAAGGGGTCCACGGCAAGAGAAATAatattgaggcacagtaaataggttaataataataataataataatggtatttgttaagcacttactatgtggcaagcactgtaagaGCAGCAAAGTATGCGGgttaggttgtagtgggagagtaataAGGGTGAGAAGTAGCTTGCCTACTGCATATAAAGCagacccaagagtcagaaggagctgagttctaatcctggcccaccacttgtctgctgggtgtctctgggcaagtcacttctctgggcttcagttacctaatctgtaaaatggggattaagactgtgagccccatgaggaacagagactgggtccaccccaatttgcttgtatctactacagtgtttggcatataggaagcactgaactaatgccACAGTTAGAGTTATTAgcagagagagagctgatggggTGCCTTCAAGCTGGTGGTGAGGaacttttgcttgatgtggagatagatgggcaacctttagcagtttttgaagagtggggagacacatgTGGAACTGTTTTTATAAAactgatccaggctgcagagcaaagtatggactagagtgatggagaggctggtggcagggaggtcagcgagtagACTGATGTAGCATTtgaggtgggatatgacaagcATTTGGACCAGCCTGCTGGTAGTTTAATGGACAGGAGCTGAACTCAGGGTAGATTTAAGGGGCCATTCTATATGCCCCGGGTGTAGATGTGGGGAGGATTGGCTGCCAGGCAACAGTGTGGCCCTCTTCTGCTGGGTAGCAGTGCCCAAGATCCCAGCAAAGATGCTCTTTGAGGATACCCTATTCGCTGCACCAACCTTGGTTACCTTGGCTACCAACATGTTTGCGACAGTGGTCCCCAGATGCCCTCCCCTTTCCTGTGTGTGTATGTCAACCCCCTTATTTGAGGGGACGCCCTTAGTGCTCATTTCTTCTTCTAGTGGAAAGTCTGTGTGGTTTGCAATACACATTTATCAAATCTCTGCCACGTGTAGGAAAAGTGGTCATTTGTCGAGACTTCAAGCCCGGTCATGGTCTAGTTTCCAGTCGACATGTCCCCTGTTTGGTACAGACATGATCCCAGTTACCTGATTGCCCGGTGTTTTTATCTCCAGagtccagcctccctctgccatgGCTCTGGACACCAAGTGCCATGGCCCAGATACCTGTGGTACCTGTGAACATGGGGTCCTGGGAGAGGTTGGAACGGGAAATCTTGTATTGACAAGTGTGGTCAGCACCCACTACGCTCTCGTACTGCCATGCTTGTGGTTTTTGACTGCCAGTTGGTCTGCGTGCTTTTTGTTTTTGGAAAATAGCCCACcgcccaatctgattttcttgtggaGCTCGTGGTGGATATCTGGGGTCCTCTGAGTTGGAAGATCATACCGCCGATGGGGAGATTTTAATGacgtgggtggggtggggtccaTAAAATTGCTGCATGACTAGATCACTGCGTCACTTGGTGTTACCTGGGAGACGTGCAATAACCCGGCTGGATCCTTCCAGTGAGTCAGAGGGGAACGCGTCCCAGAGGTGTGGCAATGCAGGTCCTGGTAGCACACTTGGGTGGTCCCTGAAAGTAGTAGTggcagcagtggtagtagtagcaatagcagtcCAGAGATGTTATCACTGTGTGAGTGGGAAGATCAGTGGGAGGGTTGGAAGGAGAAGAGTGGAAGAGTAAATGGAGGGTGAGTGGAGGGCAAGAGGGAAGGTGaatggagggtgaggggagggagactgGAGAGTGAGAGGGAAGGTGAATGGAAGGTAAGAGGGAGAGTGAGTGGAGGATAACTAGAGGGTGAGAAGGATGgtgagttgagagtgaggaggaaGGTGAGTGGAAGAGTGAATTGAGGATGAATGGGAGGGTGAGTGGAGGATGAATGAGAGGGTGAATGGAGGAtgagagagagggtgagtggAGAGAGAGTGGGCTGGTGAGTAGGAGGGTGAGCGGAAGGGTGAAtggaggatgagagggagggtGAGTGGAGGATGAATGAGAGGGTGAGTGAAGGATGAGAGGGAGGGTGAGTGGAGAGTGGGATGGTGAATAGGAGAGTGAGAGGGTGAGTggaagatgagagggaggatgagtggGAGGGTGAGTGAGAGGGCCAGTGGAGGGTGAGTGAGAGGATGAGTAGGAGGGTTAGAGGAGGACGAGTGAGAAGATGAGAAGGGTGaacgggggtgtgtgtggggggttaaTGGAGGGTGAGTGGGAAGGTGAGTAGGTGAGTGAGTAGGAGGGTGTGTGGAGGGTGAGTGAAGGAAGGGAATTGCTGGgcctgaggaatgggaaggggaaaCATCTGCTGGGCTCCTGAGGGTGTATTACAAATGAAGGAGGCCTGGTGCTGGAATTTCCGAATCGAGCACCTGGAGGGAGACCCAAGAGCCGGGAAAATGGGCTTCCCAATGCCTACGACCAGGGAGCTCTCTAGTGGTGAGCCAAGGAAAAAAGCCAGAGCTCTGCAGCCCTTCAGTTCCAAGGTCTTCTTCTCTTCGGTCATTCAGTCCgatgtattcagcgcttactggatACTACGCGCCTGGAaaggcacagaagcagcgtggctcagtggaaagagcacggactttggagtcagaggtcatggcttcaaatcccggctccgccaactgtcagctgtgtgaccttgggtaaatcacttcacttctctgggcctcagttccctcatctggaaaatggggatgaagactgggagccccccgtgggatcaatctgatcatcctgtatcctccccagcgcttagaatagtgctttgcacagagtaagtgcttaataaatgccatcatcatcattagtattacaatacaacaataaagagtaacaatccctgcccacaatgagctcaccacaaacacatatccagtctgtcatAAACGGAACAAAATTTtgctgtttaacagatgaggccatTTCTGTGGCATGAGGAATGCTTCATTCCACTCCCCTGAtagatgtggtatttgttcagggcttgctACGTGctatgcgctgtactaagggctggggtggataaagataaccaggttggctacatggggctcacagtaatttcAAAAAGATCTATGAGTTTATGGACAGTAGCTCATCACACCGGAACTAGTTCTACTGGCTATGATAGgtcactttttaaaatgatacaTGTAAATGATCCCATTCAAATCGATCagccatatttatcgagcactttctgtgtacagagcactgtactaagcacttgggagggtgcaatataacagagttagtagacaatttccctgcccacacgagcttacagtctagagggactgtaaataaatgggattgatttaaatggcatttaagtaatCTATACCTCAAACTTTAACTGTTAATTTTAAGTTATGATATTATACTGTCTGTGGCATCACAGCTTCTGTCTAGTCCAGGTTCTTGGTCTTAACTTCCGAAATGCACTAGTCTATAGAGACAGACAGATTGCAGCCTCAGGAGCAGCGtgtcccagtggataaagcaagggcttgggaatcagaaggacctgggttctaatcctcgctctgccactttgctgtgtggcctcagtcaagtcacttcaactctctggacctcagttacctcatctgtaaaatggggattatgactgtgagccccatgtgtgcccaacctgatgaatttgtatctaccccagtgctcagtacagatcctggcacactgtaagcacttaacaaataccacaaaacaaaacaaacatttgGAACAGATGACATTCTCCATGGAATCTAGATCCCTTTGAGAGCCAGGGTAGTTGCAAGGCAATCAgatcaaagtccctgttccacatgggccttgcGATCTGAGAGGAAGAACAGccattttatccttattttacaggtgagaaaactgaggcccaaacaaaTGAAGTTACTTACTCAAAGTcgctcagcagataagtggcagggctgggattagaacccagttctcctgattcccaggcttgtgtttccccctttagaccttAGTGCTTCTTCCTGTGATGTCCGTCTGCCTGTATCTGTATGTCCCAGCTCGAAGGGCAGGAACTAGGGTTCAGCTGGGCATTCGATACTCTCTAGAGTCATGCTCCGTGAACACGTTTCCAGtcgatttttatttttaagaataaaataataatagtaataatggggtTGTGGTGGCGGTGGTTGCGTCTCAGCCTTGTGTGGCTGAGCTGGGGGCACGGACTGCCCTGTGGCCGGAGATTAGGGAGAACTTCTTCCCAAACAGGCTCCGATCAGTCCTGGATAGTGATTCTGAGGGCCGGTCTGGGCTGGGCCTGGTGTGGGAGTGTCAGCCCCCTTTCCTGAGTGGGAGTGAAGAGTTCAGGGGAGGCCTAGGAAAATTCCTTTCCTGGAGACTatcagaggcagaagaaagagagagagagcccatCTGTGCAGTGTGGGGACAAGGGCATGGACAAGTTAAGCTCTGTTCTCGGGATTTTAGGATTCTCCACAGGCGATGGAGCCAGAGCAGGGGCACAGGCTGCCCTGTAGCCAGAGGTGAAGGAAAACTCTTCTTTAAACAGGGTCAGATCAGTCCTGGGCAGTGATTCTGAGGGCCAGTCTGGGTGGGGCCCGGTGTGGGAACATCAGTACCTTTTCCTGAGGGTGGAAGTGTGGGACCCAAGGGATGCTGGGGGAGGCCAGGGAAACCTTCCTTTCCTGGAGGCCGTCGGaggcaagagagaaaaagagagagagaaaccatcTGTTCAGAGTGGGGACAGGGGCATGGACAACTTGAGCTCTGTCCTCGGGATTCTAGGATACAccacagggggagggaggaggggagaggggaaggtcaCAGCCCGGTCCTGAGGAGGAGGATACAGATGAGGCTGAAGGAGAGCCCCAGCACGAGGGACACGTAGTTGACCTCCTTGTGGGCCACCCCGCCGTGGTTGCATAAGTCAGCCTGACAGCAGTCAACGGAGGCGAAGTCCCCGAAGCCGGCGGCCTTAGTGTTGGGGCAGTCCGTGTGGCACATTTTGGAGATCAGGTTCCGGCCCATGGATACTGTGTGGGGGTGGAAAGACACAGCAAGGGGACAGGCCCACGCAGaacgggagagagggaaagggagacaatcacagggcagagacagagaaagggagagggagacacaggTACCAGCAAAGACGGAAAGGTGAGAAAGACACAGGTGCAGTCAGAGACAGACAGGAGAGAGACACAAGTATAGACAGAGACAAAGATATCGTATAGGGCCAGAGATAgcgacagagggaaagagataaaGAGACAGCGGCCAGGAGGCAtatagagaaagagacagaagcagGGACAGAGATAGAAACACAGTCAGAGTATTGGGGAGGAAAAGTCAGGGAAACAGGGCCAAGAGATGGGCATAGCAACAGAGACAGAAATGGAGAATGGCAGAGAACGTTAGACAGACTTCCTGGCAGTCTGTACTgtgctttcttctctcttttttaagggtatttgttaagcgcctactatgtgccaggtactgcagcgtggctcagtggaaagcgcacaagctttggagtcagaggtcgtggttcaaatcctggctctgccacttgtcagctgtgtgactttgggcaagtcacttcacttctctgtgcctcagttccctcatctggaaaatggggattaagactgtgagccccacgtgggacaacctgatcaccttgtattcccccccagcgcttagaacagtgctttgcacatagtaagcgcttaataaatgccattattataattattattattactgttctaagcactgggggtagatacaagctaatcaggttggattagccaatcaggatgtcccaggtggtgctcacagtctcaatccccatttttcagatgaggtaactgagacccagagaaggtcaaatgacttgcccagggtcacacagcagacaagtggcagagccgggattagaacccaggtccttctgactcccaggaccgtgctctatcaactaggttatgctgcttctcctcctgcctggccTGGCCTGAGTGGAGAGGCACTTAGGCCAAACAGATCCCGAATCCCAGAGAAAGTGTTGGTCACTGGGTGATTTGGGAGAGGGATTTGCCAGCCGACTGTGTTTCCAGCGTGTCTGGTTTTCAAAATCACCAGGAAGCCGCTTTGTGGCCTGGCCCTGCCCCAGAGCGGGGAACTTTACCGCAACTCTGGCCCACCCTGGCCCTCCTCGGCCCAACCCGGCCCGCCCCAGCCCTCCACAACCCTCCCCGGGACCGGGTCTTACTGGACGAGGTGGTGAGACAGTGGGTGGAGAATGGGGGGCAGATCGCTGGCCCACTGCAGTCATAGAAGTCTTTACATTGATGGCACTTGAGGGCGTGAGCTGTGGAGCAAACACAGAACCATCAGGGGTTGGATCAGACACTGGCCTGGGCCCTGGGCCCAAGGATCAGCAACCCGTGGTAGCCCAGGCGTAGACCCCAGGAGTTTGacctacatatttatttatttacatatttgagtacatatttattactctatttatttatttatttatttattttacttgtacatttctatcctatttattttattttgttggtatgtttggttctgtcctctgtctcccccttttagactgtgagcccactgttgggtagggactgtctctatgtgttgccaatttgtacttcccaagcacttagtacagtgctctgcacatagtaagcgctcaataaatacgattgattgattgattgattgattgacctatagGCCCCAGACATCTTCTCTGCAGGCCTTCAGCTGCAGGACAAAATCTGCCTGGGTTTCCACCCCTGGCTCTTAGGTTGCCTGAATCTGAGGGAGGGGACATTTGTAGCAGGGGAGTGGGAAACAACAAGGCAGGGGAATCATTCTTGCCCAAAGAGCCGAACTCATCAGCGTCCTTGAGGTCCAGTACTcccctggggcagggaggagggggaagagctcacctcctccaagaggccttcccagactgagcccctttttcctctcctcctccccatccccccgccctacctccttcccctccctacagcacctttatatatgtttgtacagatttattactctattttacttgtacgtatttactattctatttattttgttaatgatgtgcatttagctttaattctatttgttctgacgacttgacacctgtccacatgttttgttgtctgtttcccccttctagactgtgagccctttgttgggtagggaccgtctctatatgttgccaacttgtacttcccaagcgcttagtacagcgttctgcacacagaaagcgctcaataaatgcgattgaatgaatgaatgaaatccatcaAGCCATATGCCGAAGCCAGAAGTGGAGGCAGACACTTCTGGCCTGGGAGGAGagcctcctaaataataataatagtagcatttgttaagtgcttactgtgggccagacactgAGTTGGATaccagcagatcaggttggacacagtctctgtcccacatggggcccacagtcttaatccccattttacagatgaagtaactgaaacccagagaagttacgtgacttgctcaaagtcacaaagcagacaggtggaggagctgggattaaaacccaggtccttctgattcccaggcctgcgctctatccacgagtccaagctgcttctcaataataatggtaataatgataatactaataatagccaTGGTATTATTAGAAGCATTAGAAGCAtggcattagaagcagtgtggctcgatggaaagagcccgggcttgggagtcaggggtcctgggttcaaatcccggttccgccagttgtcagctgtgtgactttgggcaagtcacttaacttctctgtgcctcagttacctcatctgtaaaatggggatgaagactgtgagccccacgtgggacaatctgatcactttgtatcctccccagtgcttagaatagcgctttgcacatagtagatgcttaacaaatgccattattcttataattattattttttgttaagcatttatggtgtgcCAAGCTTTTCAGTGGATACAGTGGATACAATATATGCAgagtcctacacggggctcataaggggagggaaaacagtccccattttacaaggaaagaaaaaggcccagagaagttaagggacttttccaaggccacccCACCTCTTTGCACAGGTATTAGTCTGGAGTTGTTTCACTCTGCCTGACAGcaatgtagtaataatagcaattattgcgccgccacccaccccccttccccccggccctgGGTGCGGATAGGTGGCAAACACCCAGTAGGTACTTAGGAAAAACTAGCAGTGTCACCAGAGTGAACACCTCTAAACTAGGAGAGATCAGGTCAGGGATAAAGGGATCCAAGAGCTGCCCTGCCCAACCCCTTCAATCAACTTTGCAgatccctcccccgccccgaaACCCCTCTGATCTCAGGAACCCACATAAGGGAGGACATTCcccctacctcagtttccttgggTTATAGCTGAACTTTagtgcccatctcccctctagactgtaagcccgttatgggcagccaatattatattgttatgttgttgtattgaactctcccaagcacttactacagtgctctgcacacagtaagcgctcaatacaattggttTATTGATTAGACTGTATCCTTCTAGTCAGTCTAGTCTagtccagtcaatcgtattaagtgattattgtgtgcaaagctctgtaccatAATgcacaggaaacatgtccactaattctactgtattgtactctcccaagcactttgtatgtagtaagtactcaataaatgccattgattgattggtacttagactgggagccctatgtgagacctgattatcttgtacttactccagtgcttagtacagtgatttgcacatagtaggcgcttaacaaagaccgcaattattatttttattgatgtcttctCAAGAGTCCCCCAAAGAGGACCAAAACATTCTAAAACAGTGGCAAAAACCACAATAGAGTTTCAGGTTCATACAGCAGTGTAACTGGGCGCCAGTAATAAAGTATCTTGAATTTGATTTTCTGGGTGTGAATGTAAATACAGGACTTCATTTTCAaggtggaattcattcagtcgtatttattgagcgcttactgtgcttgggaagtacaagttggcaacaaaaggaATCTTCCACATTCTGTTCAGCCAAAAATCTGACCCTGTGTTAGTTTATCTGCCATCacttcgcaccctcctacctcacctggcttctcttctcccacaacccagcccatgtccttcactCCCctgcgctaaccttctcactgtgcctccgtttcaCCTGTGTCACTgctaacccctggcccacatcctgcctctgatctggaatgccttccctcctcaaatcccccagacaattactctccccctcttcaaagtcttattgaaggcccatctcctccaagaggctaaaccctactttcctcctctcccacttcct belongs to Tachyglossus aculeatus isolate mTacAcu1 chromosome 18, mTacAcu1.pri, whole genome shotgun sequence and includes:
- the LOC119940391 gene encoding secreted Ly-6/uPAR domain-containing protein 2-like, whose amino-acid sequence is MNWAHALKCHQCKDFYDCSGPAICPPFSTHCLTTSSISMGRNLISKMCHTDCPNTKAAGFGDFASVDCCQADLCNHGGVAHKEVNYVSLVLGLSFSLICILLLRTGL